The Candidatus Methylomirabilota bacterium genome has a window encoding:
- a CDS encoding PqqD family protein, giving the protein MILSRSPKTAWRVIEGEAVILSLDTKAFRGLNAVGSRVWELIDGRRSVDEIVEVVVREFDVTREQAAADVQAFVRELLDKGLVTSAG; this is encoded by the coding sequence ATGATCCTGTCGCGGAGTCCCAAGACGGCGTGGCGGGTCATCGAGGGCGAGGCGGTGATCCTCTCGCTCGACACGAAGGCCTTTCGCGGGCTCAACGCGGTCGGCAGCCGCGTGTGGGAGCTGATCGACGGCCGGCGCAGCGTGGACGAGATCGTCGAGGTGGTCGTGCGCGAGTTCGACGTCACGCGCGAGCAGGCCGCCGCAGACGTGCAGGCGTTCGTTCGCGAGCTCCTCGACAAGGGCCTCGTGACCAGCGCCGGATGA